The genomic DNA TTTTTTTCTTAAAAAAAGTAGAAAAATAAAAGATCCGTTGAGAGGAATGTATAAACAATATAATTCTTCTTTTTTGAAAAAAGTAATCTTCCCATTAGCAAGAATTGCCTTAAGAAAATAAAAGATGGAGTTGCGAAGGTTTAGTAATCTTTAACTTATTTCCGTTAGAAGATTGCACTTTCTTCCTGCTGCGCAAGAACTGTTTACAATAAAATTTTTTCATTTCCTATTGCTGTTATTGCGGTGTAGGAGCAGATCGATTTAATCAGATTCTATTCTTGGAGCGAGCAGATATGCAACTTCTCCATTTCCTTCCGCTATCTGAAATATCATTTTTACTGGATAATCATTTCCCAGATATAACTTTATTTCATCGCTCTTTGCAGATTTGACCATATCACTGAAGTAGTCCAGAGAGAAAAGGCTCTTCACGTGCTCATTGCATTTAAGTGAAAACAGCTGGCTTTTTGGTATCTTCAATGTCACCGTATCTGTATCCCCTTTGGCAGATAATTCGAATCCATCAGGGTCTGCAGATAAAGCTATGTGGTCTGAAACTGCTTCAGATGCTCTAACCCCCTTATAAATTTCAGATGCTTTTACAATAATCTCAGTTGGCAAGTCTAGGCTGGGTATTTTCGTATCGGCCATACTGGACGCATCCAGCAAACTCATTTTTCTGGTTAAATTTCCTATCTGGGCAACAAGCCTTCCTTCCTCTTCATGTGAGAGTGAGATAATATCGTCGGTGGACGGAAGCTTCAGCATTCCTCTCAATTTCTCTAGGTCAATTGCAAGTTCCACATCTTCTTTTACATCGTACTCTTCGAATGCACCCGCCTTGAGTTTGAAATCTATCATACCCACGTGAGCGGGGTCTACTGCCCTTGCGAATAATTCATCCTGCGTGACATGTAATTTTGTCTCATCAACGAGTATGGAAGTGGCATCTACCACGCTCTTCAGAAAATCAGCCTTTATTTTTACCCTGAACATGTTTTTTATATATGCTTCTACTTTAAAAATATAGCGATGGAAATAAAAATGGCATGAAGATTAACAACCATGGATGTCATGGAAACAATAAAAAAAAGGTATTCTGTAAGGAGTTATCAGCAAAGGGATGTGCCAGATGAAATAATCCGTAAAATAGTTGAGGCAGCACGACTTGCCCCCTCCGCCAAAAATCGTCAGGAATGGAAATTTGTGATGATAAAAGATGTAGCGAAAAGAGAAAGGCTGTGCGAGGCCGCAAAGGGGCAGACATTCGTCAGGCAATCCCCTGTAGTCATAGCCGGCGTTTCTACGGAAACAGATTATGTCATGACATGCGGTGTTCCAGCCCGATATGTAGACATAGCCATAGCCATGGAGCATATTGCATTGACAGCAGTTGAATATGGCTTGGGGACGTGTTGGGTAGGGGCTTTTTATCAGGATAAGGCAAAGGAAGTGCTGAATGTGCCGCCGGATTGCCAGGTGGTCGCCCTCATGACGCTTGGCTATCCTGAAGAGGGACTGGAGCCGGCAGAAAAGAGAAGGAAAAGTCTTGAAGATATAATGTGCTACGAGGAATTCAAAAGGTAAAAATAAAGCTACAATTTCACAGTGACCGTTCAATGATTAACAATCACAACTTTTTAATGGCGAAAGGACGATATTGTAATGATGGATTTCATTGCCAGCTTGCTGGTAATATTTGCCGCATCTGCAATTGGGAGATTTTTATCGAAGAAGTCGAATCAACCGACCATATTGGGTGAGCTGATTCTTGGAGCTATTTTGGGAAATTTGGCATTCCTTCATTTTTCTGAAGATATAGACCATGTTGCTGATATCGGCATTTTATTATTGCTTTTCTCTGCAGGCATAGCGATAAATTTTGAAGAATTTAAAAAAATTGAGGGAGTATCTATCATAGTAGCATCTTCTGGGGTTGTTCTACCGTTTATCCTTGGGTACTTTGTTGCTGTTTCATTTGGTTTTTCTAACACTGTCGCATTATTTATTGGCACAAGCTTAGTGGCAACATCCGTAGGGGTAAACGCAGAAGTTCTTATGGAGTTGGGAAAATTAGGGACCAAAACAGGCACCTTAATAATGGGAGCGGCGGTTGTGGACGATATAATAGGCATAATCATGTTGAGTGCCCTTATCAGCCTGACGAAAACCGGTGTTATAGCCATTGAAAAAATTCTTTTGCTCATTTTTTCGGCTATCGCATTCGTTTTTATATCCATTGTTTGGGGGATCAGGCTTGGCAAATACATATCGAAAAAAGTAGTTATCAGAAAAGAAAATCTTTTATTGGCCGGCATGCTGTTCGTTTTATTGTTTGCATTGATAGCAGAAAAAATCGGTTTATCAATGATTATAGGCTCGTTCATAGCGGGATTGATTGTCGGCCAAACACATTTTTCTAAAGAAATGGAGGAATATATTTCATTAATTGGCGGAGGATTTTTTATACCAATATTTTTTGTAGCGATTGGAATGCATTTTGATATTAGTGCATTTTTCTCTGTAACTCTATTTGCAATTGTATTATTGATTGTAGCAATTGCAGGAAAACTGTTTGGTTGTGGTTTGGGGACAAAATTATGCAGATTCAGCAATCACCAAGCGCTGTTGGTGGGCACTGCAATGATTCCAAGAGCCGGCGTAGAACTTGTTCTCATTAAACTTGGCATCCAATATGGACTAATAGATTCTGAAATAGCATCTGCAATACTTATTGTGGTTATTGTTACCACACTCATTTCTCCCCCATTATTAACAAAGATTTTGAGGAGTTTTTAAA from Candidatus Thermoplasmatota archaeon includes the following:
- a CDS encoding DNA polymerase sliding clamp, yielding MFRVKIKADFLKSVVDATSILVDETKLHVTQDELFARAVDPAHVGMIDFKLKAGAFEEYDVKEDVELAIDLEKLRGMLKLPSTDDIISLSHEEEGRLVAQIGNLTRKMSLLDASSMADTKIPSLDLPTEIIVKASEIYKGVRASEAVSDHIALSADPDGFELSAKGDTDTVTLKIPKSQLFSLKCNEHVKSLFSLDYFSDMVKSAKSDEIKLYLGNDYPVKMIFQIAEGNGEVAYLLAPRIESD
- a CDS encoding nitroreductase family protein, with product MDVMETIKKRYSVRSYQQRDVPDEIIRKIVEAARLAPSAKNRQEWKFVMIKDVAKRERLCEAAKGQTFVRQSPVVIAGVSTETDYVMTCGVPARYVDIAIAMEHIALTAVEYGLGTCWVGAFYQDKAKEVLNVPPDCQVVALMTLGYPEEGLEPAEKRRKSLEDIMCYEEFKR
- a CDS encoding cation:proton antiporter, with the protein product MMDFIASLLVIFAASAIGRFLSKKSNQPTILGELILGAILGNLAFLHFSEDIDHVADIGILLLLFSAGIAINFEEFKKIEGVSIIVASSGVVLPFILGYFVAVSFGFSNTVALFIGTSLVATSVGVNAEVLMELGKLGTKTGTLIMGAAVVDDIIGIIMLSALISLTKTGVIAIEKILLLIFSAIAFVFISIVWGIRLGKYISKKVVIRKENLLLAGMLFVLLFALIAEKIGLSMIIGSFIAGLIVGQTHFSKEMEEYISLIGGGFFIPIFFVAIGMHFDISAFFSVTLFAIVLLIVAIAGKLFGCGLGTKLCRFSNHQALLVGTAMIPRAGVELVLIKLGIQYGLIDSEIASAILIVVIVTTLISPPLLTKILRSF